A genomic window from Daphnia carinata strain CSIRO-1 chromosome 9, CSIRO_AGI_Dcar_HiC_V3, whole genome shotgun sequence includes:
- the LOC130700833 gene encoding leucine-rich repeat and calponin homology domain-containing protein 1-like isoform X2 has product MAGTVGATVGPQSPLNRNLERLLEEAQISGELRVSSRRLREFPKVASKYNLNDTVYSDLSKNKLSELPNEITRFTALEKLNLYHNVIRFIPETVMYLQCLTYLDISRNQLSVLPAYLCKLPLQVLLVSHNRLVSLPEEINQLAELIELDASCNQLSHLPIQLGDLQHLESLNLRKNFLVELPRELMFLQLVTLDISVNRISALPVELRYMVSLVDLCVEHNPLSSPPAHLCTRGRIHIFKYLEIEAIKEDRKRDILEGGDCRRLPRKPSTLPDSRFSANDPRRKRYTIDNSNGFANCNNSSSKQPVVADGLDMRWPQQSNQQKDINLSTTETAPSFPPAPLNHNHPVKTEDEDDDEQGNEERRRAARKILEHQMASQDDQRLPNHGQTYREYKEALRQQRSNVYKGVRDNSHTPSPDTPPLSGSQPGDYGRQLLLQMPQQQPQQRPEGFSPFKPWESNSNQTPVSDSSTQPHPSSFSLAGDFTRPLSLNLSHDENNKMNVKAVQKEAVLSYVKAKTSPSSVAQPPPFRSPTSELLSPTLPFRSTPVVPSSTVESNNVTPPYRPPPTEPINGSRKIATVKPGPSILSRQNSLTNSTNGNQTPPPSNHLSHTAATASFTVRREMERQREEMEQIQHLRQCIEMRLKVSLPDDLSSALQDGVVLCHLANHVRPRSVASIHVPSPAVPKLTVAKCRRNVENFIEACRRIGVPEDRLCTSADVLERRSVVRIATTVATLMAFHRGRPVTAHYTGV; this is encoded by the exons ATGGCCGGAACTGTTGGTGCAACCGTTGGGCCTCAGAGCCCACTAAATCGCAATCTTGAACGTCTATTAGAAGAAGCTCAAATCAGTGGTGAATTGCGTGTTAGCAGTCGTCGGCTGAGAGAGTTCCCTAAAGTGGCCAGCAAATACAATCTTAATGACACCGTTTACAGTG atttatccaaaaacaaattgtcaGAATTACCCAATGAAATCACACGTTTCACAGCTTTAGAAAAGCTGAATCTGTATCACAATGTCATCCGATTTATTCCAGAAACTGTCATGTACCTGCAATGCCTAACATATTTAGACATCAG TCGCAATCAGCTCAGTGTGCTACCAGCTTATCTTTGCAAACTACCCTTGCAAGTCTTGTTGGTTAGTCATAACCGGTTGGTGAGTCTACCAGAAGAAATCAATCAGTTAGCAGAGCTGATTGAGTTAGATGCATCATGCAATCAACTCAGTCACCTACCCATTCAATTAGGTGACCTACAACACTTGGAATCACTCAATCTGCGAAAGAACTTTCTGGTTGAATTGCCAAGAG AATTAATGTTCCTGCAGTTGGTAACACTCGACATCAGCGTCAACAGGATCTCAGCCTTACCTGTGGAGTTACGTTATATGGTGTCTTTGGTTGACCTATGTGTTGAACACAATCCTTTGTCTTCGCCTCCAGCACAT CTATGTACTCGAGGACGAATTCACATTTTCAAATACCTCGAAATCGAAGCAATTAAAGAAGACAGAAAGCGAGACATCCTAGAGGGTGGTGACTGTCGCAGGTTGCCTAGGAAGCCCTCTACTTTGCCGGATTCTCGTTTTTCGGCCAACGATCCTCGCCGCAAGAGATACACCATCGACAACAGTAATGGCTTTGCAAACTGTAATAACAGTAGTAGCAAACAGCCCGTAGTTGCAGATGGACTCGATATGCGCTGGCCGCAGCAAAGCAATCAGCAAAAGGATATTAACTTGTCTACCACGGAAACAGCTCCATCGTTTCCACCCGCCCCGCTCAATCATAACCACCCAGTGAAG ACTgaagatgaagacgatgaCGAACAAGGCAACGAAGAAAGACGAAGAGCTGCTCGGAAAATTTTGGAACACCAAAT GGCTTCGCAAGATGACCAGAGGCTACCCAATCACGGCCAGACGTATAGAGAATACAAAGAGGCCTTACGGCAGCAGCGTAGCAATGTTTACAAGGGTGTACGGGACAATAGCCACACTCCTAGTCCCGACACCCCTCCGCTGTCTGGTAGCCAGCCAGGCGATTACGGCCGGCAGTTGTTACTTCAAAtgccacaacaacaaccacagCAACGACCGGAAGGATTTTCCCCCTTTAAACCATGGGAAAGCAATTCCAACCAAACACCTGTTTCCGATTCTTCCACTCAACCTCATCCATCGTCATTCTCTTTGGCGGGTGATTTCACTCGTCCGCTGAGCTTGAATCTCAGTCAcgatgaaaacaacaaaatgaatgtCAAGGCTGTACAGAAAGAAGCTGTCCTATCTTACGTAAAGGCCAAAACTAGTCCGTCGTCTGTAGCTCAGCCACCGCCCTTCCGCTCACCGACATCCGAGTTGCTCAGCCCTACTTTGCCCTTTCGTTCAACGCCTGTCGTTCCCAGTTCTACGGTCGAGTCGAACAATGTGACACCTCCCTATCGCCCACCGCCGACTGAACCAATCAACGGAAGTCGCAAGATTGCCACCGTCAAACCCGGACCATCAATCCTTAGCCGACAAAATTCTCTAACAAATTCCACTAATGGCAATCAAACTCCACCGCCATCCAATCACTTGTCTCACACAGCTGCCACTGCCAGTTTTACGGTACGCCGCGAGATGGAGAGACAAcgagaagaaatggaacaaatACAGCATTTGCGTCAa TGTATCGAAATGCGGCTCAAAGTGTCCTTACCTGACGATCTATCGTCTGCACTGCAAGACGGAGTTGTCTTGTGCCATCTGGCTAATCATGTCCGCCCACGTTCCGTGGCAAGCATACACGTTCCTTCACCAGCAGTGCCCAAACTGACTGTAGCCAAATGCCGCCGTAACGTTGAGAATTTTATCGAAGCTTGTCGGAGGATTGGCGTTCCTGAG GATCGACTGTGCACTTCTGCCGACGTTCTGGAGAGGAGAAGTGTCGTTCGTATTGCTACCACCGTCGCCACGCTTATGGCATTCCATCGTGGACGACCTGTTACCGCTCACTACACTGGCGTTTAA
- the LOC130700833 gene encoding leucine-rich repeat and calponin homology domain-containing protein 1-like isoform X1 encodes MAGTVGATVGPQSPLNRNLERLLEEAQISGELRVSSRRLREFPKVASKYNLNDTVYSDLSKNKLSELPNEITRFTALEKLNLYHNVIRFIPETVMYLQCLTYLDISRNQLSVLPAYLCKLPLQVLLVSHNRLVSLPEEINQLAELIELDASCNQLSHLPIQLGDLQHLESLNLRKNFLVELPRELMFLQLVTLDISVNRISALPVELRYMVSLVDLCVEHNPLSSPPAHLCTRGRIHIFKYLEIEAIKEDRKRDILEGGDCRRLPRKPSTLPDSRFSANDPRRKRYTIDNSNGFANCNNSSSKQPVVADGLDMRWPQQSNQQKDINLSTTETAPSFPPAPLNHNHPVKTEDEDDDEQGNEERRRAARKILEHQMASQDDQRLPNHGQTYREYKEALRQQRSNVYKGVRDNSHTPSPDTPPLSGSQPGDYGRQLLLQMPQQQPQQRPEGFSPFKPWESNSNQTPVSDSSTQPHPSSFSLAGDFTRPLSLNLSHDENNKMNVKAVQKEAVLSYVKAKTSPSSVAQPPPFRSPTSELLSPTLPFRSTPVVPSSTVESNNVTPPYRPPPTEPINGSRKIATVKPGPSILSRQNSLTNSTNGNQTPPPSNHLSHTAATASFTVRREMERQREEMEQIQHLRQCIEMRLKVSLPDDLSSALQDGVVLCHLANHVRPRSVASIHVPSPAVPKLTVAKCRRNVENFIEACRRIGVPETSLCAWEDVTTAPNTRRLLETVRVLLDPATLERVPSDACVPFISAPSNPPTPPPTPTLTPTDSSPIPFELIDPADQTVDVNENDRDGKRSSLKTKRVTFVPDIVVEHVEPDEPCDSSCSPSAMLDADHKDLVRVSLTELWISHSALLLVLLAAIVFYHWLPADQ; translated from the exons ATGGCCGGAACTGTTGGTGCAACCGTTGGGCCTCAGAGCCCACTAAATCGCAATCTTGAACGTCTATTAGAAGAAGCTCAAATCAGTGGTGAATTGCGTGTTAGCAGTCGTCGGCTGAGAGAGTTCCCTAAAGTGGCCAGCAAATACAATCTTAATGACACCGTTTACAGTG atttatccaaaaacaaattgtcaGAATTACCCAATGAAATCACACGTTTCACAGCTTTAGAAAAGCTGAATCTGTATCACAATGTCATCCGATTTATTCCAGAAACTGTCATGTACCTGCAATGCCTAACATATTTAGACATCAG TCGCAATCAGCTCAGTGTGCTACCAGCTTATCTTTGCAAACTACCCTTGCAAGTCTTGTTGGTTAGTCATAACCGGTTGGTGAGTCTACCAGAAGAAATCAATCAGTTAGCAGAGCTGATTGAGTTAGATGCATCATGCAATCAACTCAGTCACCTACCCATTCAATTAGGTGACCTACAACACTTGGAATCACTCAATCTGCGAAAGAACTTTCTGGTTGAATTGCCAAGAG AATTAATGTTCCTGCAGTTGGTAACACTCGACATCAGCGTCAACAGGATCTCAGCCTTACCTGTGGAGTTACGTTATATGGTGTCTTTGGTTGACCTATGTGTTGAACACAATCCTTTGTCTTCGCCTCCAGCACAT CTATGTACTCGAGGACGAATTCACATTTTCAAATACCTCGAAATCGAAGCAATTAAAGAAGACAGAAAGCGAGACATCCTAGAGGGTGGTGACTGTCGCAGGTTGCCTAGGAAGCCCTCTACTTTGCCGGATTCTCGTTTTTCGGCCAACGATCCTCGCCGCAAGAGATACACCATCGACAACAGTAATGGCTTTGCAAACTGTAATAACAGTAGTAGCAAACAGCCCGTAGTTGCAGATGGACTCGATATGCGCTGGCCGCAGCAAAGCAATCAGCAAAAGGATATTAACTTGTCTACCACGGAAACAGCTCCATCGTTTCCACCCGCCCCGCTCAATCATAACCACCCAGTGAAG ACTgaagatgaagacgatgaCGAACAAGGCAACGAAGAAAGACGAAGAGCTGCTCGGAAAATTTTGGAACACCAAAT GGCTTCGCAAGATGACCAGAGGCTACCCAATCACGGCCAGACGTATAGAGAATACAAAGAGGCCTTACGGCAGCAGCGTAGCAATGTTTACAAGGGTGTACGGGACAATAGCCACACTCCTAGTCCCGACACCCCTCCGCTGTCTGGTAGCCAGCCAGGCGATTACGGCCGGCAGTTGTTACTTCAAAtgccacaacaacaaccacagCAACGACCGGAAGGATTTTCCCCCTTTAAACCATGGGAAAGCAATTCCAACCAAACACCTGTTTCCGATTCTTCCACTCAACCTCATCCATCGTCATTCTCTTTGGCGGGTGATTTCACTCGTCCGCTGAGCTTGAATCTCAGTCAcgatgaaaacaacaaaatgaatgtCAAGGCTGTACAGAAAGAAGCTGTCCTATCTTACGTAAAGGCCAAAACTAGTCCGTCGTCTGTAGCTCAGCCACCGCCCTTCCGCTCACCGACATCCGAGTTGCTCAGCCCTACTTTGCCCTTTCGTTCAACGCCTGTCGTTCCCAGTTCTACGGTCGAGTCGAACAATGTGACACCTCCCTATCGCCCACCGCCGACTGAACCAATCAACGGAAGTCGCAAGATTGCCACCGTCAAACCCGGACCATCAATCCTTAGCCGACAAAATTCTCTAACAAATTCCACTAATGGCAATCAAACTCCACCGCCATCCAATCACTTGTCTCACACAGCTGCCACTGCCAGTTTTACGGTACGCCGCGAGATGGAGAGACAAcgagaagaaatggaacaaatACAGCATTTGCGTCAa TGTATCGAAATGCGGCTCAAAGTGTCCTTACCTGACGATCTATCGTCTGCACTGCAAGACGGAGTTGTCTTGTGCCATCTGGCTAATCATGTCCGCCCACGTTCCGTGGCAAGCATACACGTTCCTTCACCAGCAGTGCCCAAACTGACTGTAGCCAAATGCCGCCGTAACGTTGAGAATTTTATCGAAGCTTGTCGGAGGATTGGCGTTCCTGAG ACCTCATTGTGCGCCTGGGAGGACGTCACGACGGCACCAAACACTAGACGGCTGCTCGAAACTGTGCGGGTCTTGCTTGATCCCGCCACCTTGGAAAGAGTCCCGTCGGATGCTTGTGTTCCCTTCATTTCAGCGCCTTCTAATCCGCCTACTCCTCCGCCAACTCCCACTCTCACCCCCACAGACTCGTCCCCAATCCCGTTTGAATTGATCGATCCGGCTGATCAGACGGTAGACGTCAATGAAAATGACCGAGACGGGAAACGTAGTTCCCTTAAAACCAAACGGGTCACATTTGTTCCGGACATTGTCGTGGAACACGTTGAACCCGATGAGCCTTGCGATAGTAGTTGTTCCCCTAGCGCGATGTTGGACGCCGACCACAAAGACTTGGTTAGAGTGTCGTTGACTGAGCTGTGGATTTCACATTCCGCGTTGTTGCTCGTACTTTTGGCAGCCATCGTTTTCTACCATTGGCTTCCGGCCGACCAGTAA
- the LOC130700824 gene encoding mevalonate kinase-like, translating into MGETQESADRKFIVRTPGKLILTGEHAVVYGKLALAASVDLTTEMYLTLHTGRHGSSSFVVYLEDLKFDCSLPLADLQISNAAIAPNLDLELLDKLKSLIAARVPADTNHTVQMSLLALCFLYCSIVGNSDASFEIRVKSTIPIGAGLGSSAAFSVGSSAVFHLLHHLLTSQGVFVPDLDVINNWAFQCEKMFHATPSGIDNAVCTYGGVVKYKKAVTGSVSIPEARILLVNTGVGRQTKLLVEAVRQKRNDFTAIMDPILDSIDQISCKMAEIVQLPPESSFSAIQELLSTNHWLLASMGVSHPSLDEIHRLARAHGQAGKLTGAGGGGLAYVWLNPNCSDDQVNALQHQLTLGNFTCWTTRLGVKGVQIEELRN; encoded by the exons ATGGGAGAAACTCAAGAGTCAGCCGACCGGAAGTTCATAGTGAGAACACCTGGGAAACTCATTCTTACTGGTGAACATGCCGTTGTCTATGGCAAATTGGCCTTAGCTGCGAGCGTTGACCTCACTACTGAAATGTATTTGACATTACACACTGGTCGTCACGGTTCATCGTCTTTTGTTGTCTATCTCGAAGATTTGAAATTCGATTGCTCTTTACCTCTAGCCGACTTGCAGATTTCCAATGCTGCAATAGCCCCAAATCTGGATCTAGAATTGCTTGACAAATTAAAATCGCTAATAGCCGCTAGAGTCCCTGCTGATACTAACCATACCGTTCAAATGTCGTTGTTGGCCCTGTGTTTCTTGTATTGTTCAATTGTCGGCAACTCAGACGCAAGTTTCGAAATACGGGTGAAATCAACCATACCCATTGGAG CTGGTTTAGGCAGTTCGGCCGCGTTTTCCGTTGGCTCGTCAGCAGTTTTTCATCTCCTTCATCATCTACTGACAAGCCAGGGTGTTTTCGTCCCTGATTTGGATGTAATCAATAATTGGGCTTTCCAGTgtgagaaaatgtttcatgCTACGCCATCAGGCATCGACAATGCAGTTTGCACTTATGGAGGCGTCGTCAAATACAAAAAGGCTGTCACAGGCTCCGTTTCTATTCCGGAAGCGCGCATCTTACTCGTGAACACAGGAGTGGGTCGCCAGACTAAGCTATTGGTGGAAGCTGTccgtcaaaaaagaaatgatttcacTGCCATTATGGATCCGATTCTAGATTCAATCGACCAGATTAGCTGCAAGATGGCCGAAATCGTTCAACTGCCACCTGAATCTAGTTTTTCTGCTATTCAG GAATTATTGTCGACGAATCATTGGCTGTTGGCTTCG ATGGGCGTTTCGCATCCATCTTTAGATGAAATTCATCGACTGGCGCGAGCTCATGGTCAGGCTGGCAAACTTACTGGAGCCGGCGGAGGTGGTCTGGCTTATGTTTGGCTGAATCCTAATTGTTCCGATGACCAAGTGAATGCCCTGCAGCATCAGCTCACGTTGGGCAACTTTACTTGTTGGACTACTCGTTTAGGAGTCAAAGGGGTACAGATTGAAGAGTTACGAAATTGA
- the LOC130700823 gene encoding dolichyl pyrophosphate Man9GlcNAc2 alpha-1,3-glucosyltransferase-like: MEVPYKLEVIALTTIIIKLGVSVFPYSGKNQPPKFGDYEAQRHWMEITVNLPIQDWYRNTTDNDLLYWGLDYPPLTAYHSYLTGLVAKQINQEYIKLHVSRGFENFDHQYFMRMSVLVSDCIFFVSALYFYIRNLKMSSKYKWVFFALCSHPGLTLIDYGHFQYNCVSLGLALWAFLFVSQGKNVLAAIAFSAALNFKQMELYHAIPIFFYLLASCQTRGSSLSAQLKKLAQIGVATVATFAIIWYPFLQIHDGLLQQVIVRIFPFQRGIFEDYVANFWCTLNVVVKIKRLLNPTSIASYSLILTALFSFPCGIHLYFKNTIHNLQLCLINVSLAFFLFSYHVHEKSILLVTLPVSIASPYFPLTAFWFLSVSHFSMLPLYAKDDLVIPAMAVLALYCLLAHSSLKLETPRSIAFKCLGGLSVIGSSVLALLFLTCPSPAAYPFFWTLLISLWSFAHFSIFFAYFLWLQFWAGAKSLKLKLQ, encoded by the exons ATGGAGGTCCCCTACAAATTAGAAGTGATTGCTTTGACAACAATCATCATTAAACTGGGTGTCTCAGTTTTCCCGTATTCTGGCAAAAATCAACCTCCAAAGTTTGGAGATTACGAAGCTCAAAGACATTGGATGGAAATTACTGTTAATTTACCCATACAGGATTG GTATAGAAATACAACAGACAATGATTTATTGTACTGGGGACTGGATTACCCTCCTCTCACAGCCTACCACAGCTACCTAACTGGACTGGTGGCTAAGCAAATCAACCAAGAGTATATTAAACTTCATGTGTCCCGGGGATTTGAAAACTTTGACCATCAGTATTTCATGAGGATGTCTGTCCTTGTGTCTGATTGTATCTTCTTTGTCAGTGCACTCTACTTTTATATTAGAAACTTGAAGATGAGCAGCAAGTACAAATGGGTTTTCTTTGCTTTGTGCTCTCACCCTGGACTCACCCTGATAGACTATGGTCATTTCCAGTACAACTGTGTTTCCCTTGGTTTGGCCTTGTGGgcattcctttttgtttctcagGGCAAGAATGTGTTAGCAGCAATTGCCTTTTCAGCTGCCTTAAACTTTAAGCAGATGGAGTTGTATCATGCTATACCTATCTTCTTCTATTTGTTGGCTTCCTGCCAAACGAGAGGTTCTTCACTTTCTGCCCAACTTAAAAAATTGGCCCAGATTGGTGTTGCCACAGTAGCCACCTTTGCTATCATTTGGTAtccatttcttcaaattcaTGATGGACTTTTGCAGCAAGTCATTGTCAGAATCTTTCCTTTTCAGCGTGGGATCTTTGAAGATTATGTCGCCAATTTTTGGTGCACATTAAATGTTGTGGTCAAAATCAAACGGCTATTAAACCCTACCTCAATCGCCAGCTATTCTTTGATTCTGACTGCCCTCTTCAGCTTTCCTTGCGGAATCCATCTCTATTTCAAAAACACAATTCATAATTTACAGCTGTGTCTAATCAATGTATCcctggccttttttcttttctcctatCACGTCCATGAAAAATCAATCCTTTTGGTAACATTGCCCGTTTCTATAGCCAGTCCGTATTTCCCACTGACGGCCTTTTGGTTCCTCTCCGTTTCTCATTTCTCCATGTTGCCTCTGTACGCCAAAGATGATCTAGTAATTCCTGCCATGGCTGTTCTCGCGTTATACTGTTTGTTGGCTCACAGTAGCCTGAAGCTTGAAACGCCCCGTTCCATCGCATTCAAATGTCTTGGTGGTCTTTCAGTTATTGGAAGTTCCGTTTTAGCACTTTTATTCCTCACTTGTCCCAGTCCAGCAGcatatccttttttttggaCATTGCTGATTTCACTTTGGAGTTTTgcacatttttctattttctttgcATATTTTCTTTGGTTACAATTTTGGGCCGGTGCTAAGTCGTTGAAGTTGAAATTGCAGTGA